The DNA region GTTGAAGTATTACGATTAATTATATTGATCACAAGTATTGGTATTATTTTAATTGGGATTGGTGTGATTATTCTCATTTCAAAAAAAATGACAAATCCGTTATTAAAAATGAAGGAAGCCACTTCAGAAATGGCAAAGGGACATTATAAACAAATCATAGGTGTGAAAGGACAAGATGAATTAGGACAATTAGGGGAATCGATACAAAAGCTAGGTGAACAACTTCAATATTATGAAGATACAAGAAATGAATTTTTAGCAGGTGTGTCTCATGAATTACGGACACCTCTTACTTATATTCAAGGATACGCAGATATTCTAGCTAAAGGACTCATCATAGATAGAGATGAACAAATAAAAATATTAAAGATCATTCATGAAGAGACGAAACGAGTCGTTCATTTAGTCAATGATTTATTTCATATGGCACAAATACAAACGGGGCAATTTCAAGTAAAAAAAGAATGGGTTTCAATAGAACAGTTATTAGAAAAAGTGGTGAATCACGTTGTTCCCCTTGCTCATGAAAAAGCATTAGAAATTCGTCTAGATATTCAAAATAAACCAATTCCTGATATCAAAGTTGATCCTATAAGAATGGAACAAGTGTTTTTTAATTTGATAGAGAATGCAATAAAATATACCGAAAAAGGGAAAATTGATGTTAGCTTGGATCAAGATTCAGAATTTCTTATTATTACAATTCAAGATACAGGGATTGGAATACCGAAAGCTGATTTACCTAGAATCTGGGATCGCTTTTACCGTGTGGAGAAATCAAGAGCAAGAAAAACAGGAGGAAGTGGCTTAGGACTCTATTTAGTGAAAGAATTCATCCGACTCCATAGTGGTCAAATCGAGGTAATTAGTGAAGAAGGGAAAGGAACCACAATGATTGTTAAATTACCCAAAATAGTATAACTTATGATCGCTATTTCCCAGGCAAGCGCAGAAAACGGCACAAATTAACAAAAATTTGTATCAACCGGTATCTATTCGACAAAAAACGTAGTAACCATGTTGCAGGAGGATTACATGTTAAAGGATAAAGTCGTTGTTATTACAGGTGCATCTAGTGGAATTGGTGCAGAAATGGCAAAATTATTTGCACAAAAAGGTGCAACCCTTATACTTTTTGCACGTTCCATGGATAAATTACAACAATTATCATCGAAAATTGCGGGAAAGCATGAATTTTTCTCCTTAGATGTTACTGATTCAGAGCAAGTTTTTTCACGAATGAATCAAGTAATCCAGAAATATGCCAAAATCGACATCTTCATCAATAATGCGGGTTTTGGAATTTTTGATTCTGTAATGGATGCAAAGTTAGAAGATATAGAAGAGATGTTGGATGTCAATTATTTGGGAATGGTACGTTGTGTAAAGGCTGTATTACCGACGATGATTAAACAAAAAAGTGGACATATCATTAACATTGCTTCAGTGGCAGGTAAGATTGCCACAGCGAAAGCAGCCGCTTATTCGGCGAGTAAATTTGCAGTGATTGGATTTTCAAATGGTTTAAGACAAGAAGTAGCTTCATTTGGGATTACTGTTTCAACCGTGAACCCTGGTCCAATCGATACACCATTTTTTGATCGAGCCGACCCTTCTGGGAACTATGTCAAAAATGTAGAATGGATGATGTTAAAACCTGAAAAAGTGGCATTAGAGGTATATGATGTAATTTTACATAAAAAAATAGATAAAACCATCCCACGCATTGCTCAAATTGGTGTTAAGCTATTCCATTTATTCCCAAATACCTTTCAGCGAATGATGGAAAAGTATTTGAATCAAAAATAAGAGCATCATACTCTCTGTGACCAGAAATGTAATTCTGGCCTTTTTTCTTGACTTTAATCACCTTCTATTTTGCTAGGGAATAACCTAGATTGAGACCATATATAAAATGAATAGGAGGTTGAGTATGGAGATTGCAGTAGTTAGACCAGGGGATTCACTATGGAGTATAGCAAGTCGCTATGGTGTTAGTGTCGATGCGATTATCCGAGCAAATGGAATAACAAACCCTAGCCAATTAGTAATCGGTGAAGCTCTAGTTATTCCCACTCAGGATAGAATTCATATCGTTCGTTCCGGAGAATCGTTGTGGGTAATAGCGAGACGATATGGAGTCAGTATGGAAAGTATTATTCAAGCAAATAATATCACAAACCCTGCTCTCATTTATCCAGGATTACGATTACGGATTCCAACTACAACTAGAAAAACGACAATTGAGGTGAACGGGTATTTAGAACCATCAGGAATTGACCGAGATCGCACTATCGTTAATTCTACTGAACGTTATCTAACGTATTTAAGTCTTTTTAGCTATCAGGTTAGAGCAAATGGCGATCTTGTACAACTTAATGATCAAATTGCAAGAAATGCGTTAAGGGATAGCCTAGCCAAACCAATGATGGTGATTACCAATTTTTCAGAAGGAACATTCAAACCGGAGATCACACATGCGATATTCACTAACCGTGCTGCGAGGGAACGGCTCATTGCAAATGTTATCAATACAATGAGAAACAGGGGTTTTTTCGCATTAAATATCGATTTTGAATTTGTAGATCCTGGGGATCGAGATCGATATACCTCTTTTTTAAGGGAGATAACTCCGCGACTCAAAGCAGAAGGTTTCCTCGTTTCAACAGCTTTAGCTCCAAAAATAAGCGGTGAACAAAGAGGAAGGTTGTACGAAGCTCATGACTATGGTGCACATGGAGCGATTGTTGATTTTGTCATCATTATGACGTATGAATGGGGTTGGTCTGGTGGCCCACCAATGCCTGTTGCACCGATTCCAAATGTTCGTCAAGTATTAGATTATGCCATAACGGTGATTCCAAGAAACAAAATCATGATGGGAGCCCCACTATATGGTTACGATTGGACGCTTCCATATGTTAGTGGAGGTCCTTTTGCTAGAATGTTAAGTCCTAAAGAAGCCGTTCAACTAGCTTGGCGCATGGGGGCAATTATCCAGTATGACACAAGAGCAAAGGCACCTTTTTTCCGATATTTTGATCGTCAAGGTAAACAACATATTGTTTGGTTTGAAGATGCAAGAAGTATGCAAGCTAAATTTGACTTAATCAAGGAATATCGGTTACGGGGAATCAGTTATTGGGTTTTGGGAATGGAGTTTCCACAAAACTGGATATTATTGGAGGATAATTTCAACATTAAAAAATATAAATAGTATAAGGGTTTACAATTCAGAAATTTTTTGTACAAAAAGATTTGACATTCGCTAACGCTTTAAAGCATAATATAAAGTATAAACAATACGTGGATAAATTTTAATTTTGCACAAAAGTGATGATGGGGAATAGTAGGTAGCTAACATTATGATTTCAGAGAGTGGAATTCGTTGGCTGGGAGATTCCATCATAAGAACTACTGAACCCGCCCCTAAACGGCCAAGGATGACTTGGACAGAGGGCTTCTTCTCTGTTATCAAAGAAGAAAGCGGGCTTGATTAGCCAATAAAAGGTGGTACCACGGAAGAGACTCTTTCGTCCTTTTTTAAGGATGAAAGAGTTTTTTATTTTACCCAGAAAAAGTAATTAGGATGTGAAGAGAATGATTACCAAAAAATATAGAATCGTTATTAAAATTGGAAGCAGTTCTTTAACGGATCAATATGGGTTTTTATCTCAGAAAAAGTTAGAACATCATGTCAAAGAAATCATTAAGCTTTTAAAGGCTGGGCATGAAGTGGTTCTTGTATCTTCAGGCGCTGTTGCTGCAGGCTTTCACCTACTTGGCTTTGAAGAGCGACCTGAAACTATTGAAGGAAAACAAGCTGCGGCAGCGATCGGTCAAGGATTACTCATTCAAGCCTACAGTGAAGCTTTTCAAAAGTATCACTATACAGTTGCTCAAATCCTATTAACTCGAAACGATTTCTCAAATCAAAAACAGTATCATTATGCCTATCGAACATTATCAATGTTAATCAAACATGGAATCATAGCGATTATTAATGAGAATGACACAGTTGCTATTGATGAATTGACATTTGGGGATAATGATCAACTCTCTGCCTTAGTTGCAGGACTCATTCACGCAGATATACTCTTATTACTTACTGATATTGATGGTCTTTATTATTCCGATCCAAGGACAAATCCAAACGCGAAGAAAATCACCTATTTAGAGGAAATTACTTCACAAATTGAAGACATAGCTAGCGAAAATGGTTCAAAGTTTGGAACGGGAGGCATGAAATCAAAAATTTCTGCAGCAAAACTAGCATTATCTTTTGGGGTTGGAGTCTATATTGGGAAAGCGATAACGAAATATTCGTTCTTAGACATCATTCAAGGGCAAGGAGAGGGAACTTATATCGGAAGATCTTTACTACATCAAGAAATCAGTGAAGCTTAATAAGAAAAAAAGGGGGAATACATATGGATGAATTAGTAATAAAGGGGCAGAAAGCAAAAATTGCAGCACAAGACTTAGCGATTATACCGACAGAGAAAAAAAATGAAGCCTTACGATTGATAGCTAACGAATTAATGGATAAGCGATCATTTATCATTCAGGAAAATGAGAAAGATCTTAACAATGGACGATTTAGCGGTTTAAGCCAGAGTATTCTTGATCGTCTCATGCTAAATGAGAAGCGAATTGAAGAGATGGTAAAGAGTCTACAAATCCTCATCGATTTAGATGATCCAATTGGGGAGATCATCGAATCTTGGGAAAGACCAAATGGTTTACGGATTAAAAAAGTACGTGTTCCATTAGGTGTAATTGGAATGATTTATGAAGCAAGGCCTAATGTAACGGTTGATGCTGCTAGTTTAGCCATTAAAACTGGGAACGCGATTCTATTAAGGGGAAGTTCTTCTGCAATTCATTCAAATAAAGCAATTATTCAAGTCATTCATGATGCTCTTAGAAAAACGGTTATCCCACCTTTTTCCGTTCAACTCATTGAAGAAAAAGGACATGAAATCACCGATCGAATGTTACGATTACATGGGTATATTGATGTTCTTATTCCTCGTGGAAGTGCTAAGTTTATTCAATATGTTGTAGAAAACTCATCTTTACCTGTTATTGAAACAGGAGCTGGGAATTGTCATGTATATATTGATCAAGACGCAAATTATGAAATGGCCAAACAAATTATTATCAATGCAAAAACTCAGAGACCATCGGTATGTAATGCAGCAGAAACTTTATTAGTTCATAGGGACTTTGCAAGGAATCATTTACCTGAACTCATCACTTCATTAGAAGAATTAAATGTGGAATGTCGAGGTTGTACACAAACTATATCCATGCTTCCCCATCTAACACAGGCAACAGAGGAAGATTGGGCTACAGAATATTTAGACTTAATCTTAGCGGTAAAGGTTGTTGAGAATGTAGATGAGGCAATAGAACATATCAATCGCTATGGAACAAAACATTCAGAAGTAATAGTAACGAATAATCGGAATGATGCAAAAAAATTTATGGAGTCTGTTGATGCTGCCGTTGTATATCATAATGCTTCATCAAGATTTACAGATGGTTTTGAATTTGGATTTGGTGCTGAAATCGGAATTAGTACACAAAAACTTCATGCTCGTGGGCCAATGGGGTTAAAAGCATTAACTTCTTATAAATATATGGTGTTAGGTAATGGACAAATTCGTTAGGAGGGAAAACGATGCAAATGGAGAAAAATATTTGTTTTTTAGGAGCGGGTTCAATTGCAGAAGCGATGATTGCGGGACTTATCAAAAAACAAATTGTAGATCCTAGCAACATTTCAGTCATCAATCGAAGCGATAAACAGAAAATTGAAAGATTAATGAAAATGTACGGAATTAAACAACCCGTAAACAAGTATCAAACGATATCTTCAGCTGAGATTCTCATTTTAGCGGTAAAGCCAAAAGATATCTGGGAAGTCCTTCAGGATATCTACCCATATAGCCATTCTGATCAATTAATTTTATCCGTTATCGCTGGTGTTACGACAGATTCGATTACAGAAGCTATTCACCATCATGGACCAGTAATCCGTGCAATGCCAAACACTTCTGCGATGGTTGGGTTATCTGCAACGGCGATTGCTTTAGGGAAATATGCAAAGAAGAAACATTCTGAAGTTGCACAGTCAATCTTACGTGCGATAGGAACGGTTACTGTTGTCAAAGAAAAATTATTAGATGCAGTAACTGGATTGTCTGGAAGTGGTCCAGCTTATCTATACTATCTCGTCGAAGCGATGGAGAACGCTGCTGTTGAATTAGGAATCAATCATAAAACGGCTAGAGAACTTATTATACAGACAATTATTGGAGCGGGATATATGCTAAAAGAAACAAATGAGGAGCCTGTGATTTTAAGAGAAAAAGTTACAAGTCCTGGTGGGTCAACGATGGCCGGTTTAGAAGTATTAAAAGAATATCAGTTTCAAAATGCCATTGATCAAGCGATAAAAAAAGCTACATTGCGATCATTAGAACTTGGGAAAATGATGATGAAAATTCAGTAATGATCAAAAAAAAAGTAAAAGAGAAACTGTCGATTAGACGACAAGTTTTTCTTTTACCTGAAAACCCATTTGCTCTAACATCTTAATATCTTCGGCAATTGTACTTCCAACCGTCGTTAGGTAGTCACCAACAATAGCTGCACTAACTCCTGATTGAAAACCTTTTGCTTGAGATTCACCTAATTGCCTTCTCCCTCCAGCTAGACGAATATGAGACGATGGTAGAATAAAACGGAATATGGCGATTGTCTTTAATATTTCTTCAATTGGTAATGGGGAAACATGTTCTAATGGAGTACCAACAATAGGTGTCAAAATATTAATCGGAACGGACTGAACCTTCAACTCACGTAAGTCAAGGGCCATATCGATTCGGTCTTCCATCGTTTCTCCCATACCAATGATTCCACCACTACAGATATTAAGGCCAGCTGCTTGAGCATTCTTAATCGTTTTGATTCGATCGTCATAATGATGGGTTGCACAAATTGAAGGGTAAAATTGTCGGCTTGTTTCTAAGTTATGATGGTAAGTTGTGACGCCTACCTCTTTCAAAGCTTTCGCTTTTTCGTAAGAGATAATTCCTAGTGATGAACATAAATGAATCGAAGTGTTTTCTTTTAATATTTTATAGATTTCTAGAATTTTTGCAAAATCGCGATTCCCAATTCCTTTACCGCTTGTTACAAGGGAGAATCGATGTGCACCTTGAAGTTCTACTTCTTTTGCCCGTTCTAATGCAATTTGTTCATGAATAAGTGGATATCTAGGTATATCGGTATGATAATGACTTGATTGAGCACAGAATTTACAGTCTTCTGAGCACCCTCCTGATTTTGCATTGATGATTGTACAAAGATCAACTTGTTTCCCAAGGTATGCTTCTCTGATTTCATTGGCTGCGTCAAGCAATTCTTCTAATTCGTTTTTTTTGATCTGTGCCAACGATAATGCTTCTTCTTTGGTAATTTCATAACCTGATATAACTTTTTCTTTTAAATGTTGAATCATATCATCCCTCATTTCTCATTTCATATTTATTCAAATAAAAGATTTGAAGATTTGAGACTTTGTTTAATTGGGACGATAATGATTGAGGCAATCACAATTTTTATGATGTCAAATAGGATGAATGGGGCAACGCCAAATTCAAAAGCTTTGGCAAAAGACAAATTAAGGACATATTTAAGTTGAATCGCACCTAAAGTATAAATAATCACTAGTCCGATTAAAGATAGAGAAATGAAATGTATGGAACGATAACGTATTGATTTGTCTTTTGATTTCTCGAA from Tepidibacillus fermentans includes:
- a CDS encoding glutamate-5-semialdehyde dehydrogenase; the protein is MDELVIKGQKAKIAAQDLAIIPTEKKNEALRLIANELMDKRSFIIQENEKDLNNGRFSGLSQSILDRLMLNEKRIEEMVKSLQILIDLDDPIGEIIESWERPNGLRIKKVRVPLGVIGMIYEARPNVTVDAASLAIKTGNAILLRGSSSAIHSNKAIIQVIHDALRKTVIPPFSVQLIEEKGHEITDRMLRLHGYIDVLIPRGSAKFIQYVVENSSLPVIETGAGNCHVYIDQDANYEMAKQIIINAKTQRPSVCNAAETLLVHRDFARNHLPELITSLEELNVECRGCTQTISMLPHLTQATEEDWATEYLDLILAVKVVENVDEAIEHINRYGTKHSEVIVTNNRNDAKKFMESVDAAVVYHNASSRFTDGFEFGFGAEIGISTQKLHARGPMGLKALTSYKYMVLGNGQIR
- a CDS encoding HAMP domain-containing sensor histidine kinase, producing MIRSINRISVKIGILFSGLFLSLLFLLGFLMFQLFTHFLLDYVINDLVSRGENHAKVLEDKFDQATINHVNLMERDVVTKVIITDQNGKILTSSDPYDQEMLSYLKSIHSYTQERILNQEWREHNYIVSLTPIAKGKKGFVIMYYPTLLLRETVEVLRLIILITSIGIILIGIGVIILISKKMTNPLLKMKEATSEMAKGHYKQIIGVKGQDELGQLGESIQKLGEQLQYYEDTRNEFLAGVSHELRTPLTYIQGYADILAKGLIIDRDEQIKILKIIHEETKRVVHLVNDLFHMAQIQTGQFQVKKEWVSIEQLLEKVVNHVVPLAHEKALEIRLDIQNKPIPDIKVDPIRMEQVFFNLIENAIKYTEKGKIDVSLDQDSEFLIITIQDTGIGIPKADLPRIWDRFYRVEKSRARKTGGSGLGLYLVKEFIRLHSGQIEVISEEGKGTTMIVKLPKIV
- the proB gene encoding glutamate 5-kinase, which encodes MITKKYRIVIKIGSSSLTDQYGFLSQKKLEHHVKEIIKLLKAGHEVVLVSSGAVAAGFHLLGFEERPETIEGKQAAAAIGQGLLIQAYSEAFQKYHYTVAQILLTRNDFSNQKQYHYAYRTLSMLIKHGIIAIINENDTVAIDELTFGDNDQLSALVAGLIHADILLLLTDIDGLYYSDPRTNPNAKKITYLEEITSQIEDIASENGSKFGTGGMKSKISAAKLALSFGVGVYIGKAITKYSFLDIIQGQGEGTYIGRSLLHQEISEA
- a CDS encoding LysM peptidoglycan-binding domain-containing protein gives rise to the protein MEIAVVRPGDSLWSIASRYGVSVDAIIRANGITNPSQLVIGEALVIPTQDRIHIVRSGESLWVIARRYGVSMESIIQANNITNPALIYPGLRLRIPTTTRKTTIEVNGYLEPSGIDRDRTIVNSTERYLTYLSLFSYQVRANGDLVQLNDQIARNALRDSLAKPMMVITNFSEGTFKPEITHAIFTNRAARERLIANVINTMRNRGFFALNIDFEFVDPGDRDRYTSFLREITPRLKAEGFLVSTALAPKISGEQRGRLYEAHDYGAHGAIVDFVIIMTYEWGWSGGPPMPVAPIPNVRQVLDYAITVIPRNKIMMGAPLYGYDWTLPYVSGGPFARMLSPKEAVQLAWRMGAIIQYDTRAKAPFFRYFDRQGKQHIVWFEDARSMQAKFDLIKEYRLRGISYWVLGMEFPQNWILLEDNFNIKKYK
- the proC gene encoding pyrroline-5-carboxylate reductase, producing the protein MQMEKNICFLGAGSIAEAMIAGLIKKQIVDPSNISVINRSDKQKIERLMKMYGIKQPVNKYQTISSAEILILAVKPKDIWEVLQDIYPYSHSDQLILSVIAGVTTDSITEAIHHHGPVIRAMPNTSAMVGLSATAIALGKYAKKKHSEVAQSILRAIGTVTVVKEKLLDAVTGLSGSGPAYLYYLVEAMENAAVELGINHKTARELIIQTIIGAGYMLKETNEEPVILREKVTSPGGSTMAGLEVLKEYQFQNAIDQAIKKATLRSLELGKMMMKIQ
- the bioB gene encoding biotin synthase BioB — translated: MIQHLKEKVISGYEITKEEALSLAQIKKNELEELLDAANEIREAYLGKQVDLCTIINAKSGGCSEDCKFCAQSSHYHTDIPRYPLIHEQIALERAKEVELQGAHRFSLVTSGKGIGNRDFAKILEIYKILKENTSIHLCSSLGIISYEKAKALKEVGVTTYHHNLETSRQFYPSICATHHYDDRIKTIKNAQAAGLNICSGGIIGMGETMEDRIDMALDLRELKVQSVPINILTPIVGTPLEHVSPLPIEEILKTIAIFRFILPSSHIRLAGGRRQLGESQAKGFQSGVSAAIVGDYLTTVGSTIAEDIKMLEQMGFQVKEKLVV
- a CDS encoding SDR family NAD(P)-dependent oxidoreductase; this translates as MLKDKVVVITGASSGIGAEMAKLFAQKGATLILFARSMDKLQQLSSKIAGKHEFFSLDVTDSEQVFSRMNQVIQKYAKIDIFINNAGFGIFDSVMDAKLEDIEEMLDVNYLGMVRCVKAVLPTMIKQKSGHIINIASVAGKIATAKAAAYSASKFAVIGFSNGLRQEVASFGITVSTVNPGPIDTPFFDRADPSGNYVKNVEWMMLKPEKVALEVYDVILHKKIDKTIPRIAQIGVKLFHLFPNTFQRMMEKYLNQK